In the Arachis ipaensis cultivar K30076 chromosome B04, Araip1.1, whole genome shotgun sequence genome, TATAACACAAATGTTGCTTGTTTAATTTACAAAAACAACACTTTTTACATGTATTTTAATTGATCAAAAGGAACatttcactacaagaaattaccggaatagcgaccgatttagcgaccgatttagcgaccgattCTGGTGGTCGCTAAAACCTTCGTCACTAATTAGAAAATAGCGACCAACTTCGGTCGCTAACCATTAGTGACCGATTTTTGAACAAGGCCACCAAACCTTCACCAAAGAGTATCGGTCGCTAACATAATTGGTCGCTAAATGGTGACCAAATTTTTTGTTGCTAAATCGGTCGAtaactaaatcggtcgctaaatggcGACCAACTTTTCGGTCACTAAGTAAATTAGTCGCTAAATGGCAACCAACTTTCCGGTCGCCAATGCCTGATTTGAAAATCTAAAATCGATTGCTAAATTGGTTGCTAATTCTTGAACTAAATATAAATTTGTCACTAAATCGGTCGTTGttcctaattttataattataaatttttattaatttcacATTTATCACTATTAAAACTTAATTTTCATAAATAACTATATTtccataaaatttaaaaagaatcaagcatagattaatttttcaaataaatactaaAACATTCACAATGTCTacatagaaatatagaatttaaaatattgaaaaatCTTAAATACATCAGATTTTATGATCTACAATCTAGACTAAAACATGGTAAAAATAATTCATGAACAACATCACTATGCTTTATTTAATATCTACTTAGACCAAGCAACTGTATTTATCTCAGCTTGTACACTCTGGTATAATTCGAGCCTCTTTCAAAGGCACCACGTCAATGCTTTTTTGCTTTCCTCCCTCATTCTCTCTAATGAATCAACAGCTGCAAGAAGGAAATATTCAGAATAAAGTTGATACAGTTCGACTGCAAATTAACAACAAATTCAGCACACAACATTTTCACACATGTTgctcttcttttttatttgatatttttccatatattcaattttgatttttcttAACAGGGCACTTTGCAATAACACTAACACTACTGAATGTTTCTAATGTTTGTGAAATCAAATTTAGTTTCAATTTAAATGtctcaaaagtgatacaaaataGCTTCCTGAAAATAAATGATTGCTTTATAACTATACTGTATCAAAACTATGATTTTAATCCTTAAGGAAACTATATAGTAGGAAACTGGTAAATAAAACAATGTTGCCTTCATCTATATTATTTGTATGGCCCTCGAAATGGTGAAGTGGTTTCATGAAGGAGGAGAAAAGCATGATGATCATAGAAAAACTAACCTGGCTTTATATCTACAGAAAGTAATCATATAAATTAGTATACGTCCACATTCCATTAAGTTTGGCATGTAAATCTTTAAAGCTGGAATTTGAAGTGAAACAAAAACTACACTCTCAGCATTCAGAAATTATTACCACTAGGCTTGCCCCATCTGTCAAGAAAATGTCATTGGGATTGGAAGGAAAACCATCACGTTCTTCAATTCCTTTGGCTATTGTATCTCGCAGGCCCTTAATGCCCTGATATGGAAAATAACAAAAACTTCATCTCCCACactataataatgaaataatcaATACAACTTCGATAAATCGGGTAGTACCTGACTATGACTATAGGCACCAGTATTGCTTGCCCAAGAATCATATCAATAATATTCCAAGCTCACTCTATTGCATCAGAACTGCAATATGTCAACAAAGATTGAGGAAAGTCACATATACAAAGCTCATCGAGATTTAATAGTTATGGCAAGGAAACCGCTAAGTATTGTGTATAGATTATCCGAGCTCTAATATATTTGTTTCCATATATTTAACATTAAGATGGTTAGCTGTTACAATATAACCAAGCTATCTCAGTGCTACTAATTTAATTTCATCTGTGGTACCTGAATAAAGCCGGTGTTTCAGGCTTTTCCAAAACAGATGGAATGTCACATAATGCAAGAACCTGTTGAAGTTGAGATAGTCTCAATAAACACTAGTTGATTTGCACAAAGCTTGTTGCATTCAACTGCAGAGAATAATAATAAGAAGCAAACCTCTCAAAAAAAGGTTATTGGGAGCTGACCAAGAGACTGAGGATTTCCAATGTTACAGTAAATTATATGTTTCaactaaaagagaaaaaagaaatcaCCCTAAGAATGAAATTTGAAAGAGTACCATACCATAAGATAAGAAGTTGAAAAGAAAAATACCTCATCAAATGGGTAAGTACCAGGCTTAGCCTTCAAATCTTCTTGCAATTGCTGCAGCATTAAAACATTGTCAGGAGAAATAATTATTACTCAAACCATTAACAGCAAATGAAAATTCATTCCTCAATATGTATTCCATCGAAAACGTTACTAGTGTGTAAATATCAGATATACTTATATGACCGTTACTAAGCCAAATTATGGTGTAAATTTTCTTAATATATTGGAACATTAGCCAATGAATGACCTGATTTCTAAGAAGTAAAGCCAAAAATCATCAAAGTACCTGAGCAAGTGTTACAACCTCTCCTCGAATAGCATACTCACACTTCAGAACTTGTAAAATAATGTCATTCAAGAACAGATTTACAGCACTTAAGTTTCTTATATGACATTTAATTAAGTTTCTTGAATGACATTTAAATGTCTAACATTTTTATTACAACACTTAATTAAATGTAACTTGAAGCCTTACTCATTGAAACAGTGCAGATCCTCGAATTTCGCGGAGAAGGAACACATGAGGGGAAAATCTGCAAATGAAAAATGATCTAAGAAACTGCACTATACCCAGCAACCAAACAAGAAAGAGACATTCAAAAAAACAACCTATCTGAGAAAATCCAAGGTAGAGCATACGAATCTGCTGATAAAATTCACCTAGGAACTGTCATATGTTCAAGAAATTAATTACTTCACCCCAACCATGTATTAAGATGCAAAATGAAGATATAATATATATCAACAACTGAGACATCACAAACCCCAATGAATATGAAAAACCGTTTGCAATTTCCTTCTCTTGTCCTTtctctcttttaaatttttaatcctCCAATCACGCTCACTTTATACGTATNNNNNNNNNNNNNNNNNNNNNNNNNNNNNNNNNNNNNNNNNNNNNNNNNNNNNNNNNNNNNNNNNNNNNNNNNNNNNNNNNNNNNNNNNNNNNNNNNNNNNNNNNNNNNNNNNNNNNNNNNNNNNNNNNNNNNNNNNNNNNNNNNNNNNNNNNNNNNNNNNNNNNNNNNNNNNNNNNNNNNNNNNNNNNNNNNNNNNNNNNNNNNNNNNNNNNNNNNNNNNNNNNNNNNNNNNNNNNNNNNNNNNNNNNNNNNNNNNNNNNNNNNNNNNNNNNNNNNNNNNNNNNNNNNNNNNNNNNNNNNNNNNNNNNNNNNNNNNNNNNNNNNNNNNNNNNNNNNNNNNNNNNNNNNNNNNNNNNNNNNNNNNNNNNNNNNNNNNNNNNNNNNNNNNNNNNNNNNNNNNNNNNNNNNNNNNNNNNNNNNNNNNNNNNNNNNNNNNNNNNNNNNNNNNNNNNNNNNNNNNNNNNNNNNNNNNNNNNNNNNNNNNNNNNNNNNNNNNNNNNNNNNNNNNNNNNNNNNNNNNNNNNNNNNNNNNNNNNNNNNNNNNNNNNNNNNNNNNNNNNNNNNNNNNNNNNNNNNNNNNNNNNNNNNNNNNNNNNNNNNNNNNNNNNNNNNNNNNNNNNNNNNNNNNNNNNNNNNNNNNNNNNNNNNNNNNNNNNNNNNNNNNNNNNNNNNNNNNNNNNNNNNNNNNNNNNNNNNNNNNNNNNNNNNNNNNNNNNNNNNNNNNNNNNNNNNNNNNNNNNNNNNNNNNNNNNNNNNNNNNNNNNNNNNNNNNNNNNNNNNNNNNNNNNNNNNNNNNNNNNNNNNNNNNNNNNNNNNNNNNNNNNNNNNNNNNNNNNNNNNNNNNNNNNNNNNNNNNNNNNNNNNNNNNNNNNNNNNNNNNNNNNNNNNNNNNNNNNNNNNNNNNNNNNNNNNNNNNNNNNNNNNNNNNAATTTAAATTTTTCCATCGGAAATATTAGATTAACCCTAGCTCAGATCTTACCCTCTCTCAATCCATTCACACTCCACACAAGTTTAGCAAGAGCTTCTTCCTCTCTGCATCTACGCTCTCTCCATCGCTCCGTCCATGCTCTCCCCATCGCAGGAGCTTTTTTCACCGCCGCCGCTCTCCCCATCGCTCCGTCCACGAAGAATTTCCATCGCTTACGAGATCCATTTTCCTGCTTCTGTTTGAGCTGTGTTTCAGTCCCCTCCATTTAGATCTGCGCTTCCGAATTTCAGATCGCGTTCCGGTaacttctatttctcttttttttctatattctCTCTTCGAGTTCTTCATTCACTTGCCCTCACTGCACATTCTTCTCGTCTCACGATCTGATCTCATGGCTCCTAACACTGTTACGGACTTTGTTTTCTTGTCAGATTCAATTTGAGACAATAATCACTTCTGTCATTTCAAAGATCGAATGCAGACATGGTAATCCTTTTGTTTCCTCACAATCCCGCACTTCGATATTTATTTTAGGCTTCTGTATCAGCTACAATTTTGATATGTGCATGTAATTTGAATATGTGATACATTTACATGGGCTTCATGTTGTGTAATTGTACACACTTGCCTTATAATTGAGATCTATTCATGGTGAGGTTTGTATTTGAATGTGCTTCAGGATTACTGTTGGATCTTCTGATTTAGCTTATGATACCCAGTGTTATTTCCCTTTCTCCTCAAATTTAGCTATGATAGGTTGCTGTAAATTCTATTTCGTACAAAATTGGTGATGAATTAGATTATATGCAAGTTACTTGCCCATTGAGCGTAGCCAAAATTGTGAGGTTGGGGTAGTGCTGGATTCCTTTGCAAAATGATGCATTTAACTGGGTTGGGGAATACTTCAGTCTTTCTTTCTATTTGCTTGAATTATCTTATACAACTTTGAATTTATGTTCTGAATTTTTTTCACCTATATAGGTTGTACTTGCTGCATCCATTGTGGGCAAATCTGGTAAAGGTGAGTTTTCAGTTCACGGCTACGTCTTGAATTGATGCTCAGTTAGGTGGTGCCTAAATCAATCTGGATTAGAAATTGCTGTTGCACTGACAAGGGCTTCTTTCTTTTGGATGCAGTTCTGGTTTCTAGGCAGTTTGTTGATAATGTTGCGCAGATATGTGTACTAAAGGTATATTGTATTCACATTCTAGTTGTAATTGCTTTGCCTAGTTCAATTTCTGTAGGGGGCAATTTCAACTTCATGAAGTTTCTTTCCCATACTTATGATCAGGATTTTGAGAAGATTGTTCAAATCAGGTAACAAACTAAGATCACACGCTATAAAAGCAACACTGTCATTCATCTATATATTGTTACTCAGCAATATGCATTTTAATTTCAGCTAGATCAACTTTTATAGTTAAGTATATTATTAGGGAAAGTTAGTAGTGTCAATTAATCAACTCATCAAGCTTTTATTTTGATGCTCTTTCAGGTCTTGGATCTGGATTTTCTCCATACTTTTCATATTCTTCTCTGCTCATGGCATGATGACACAGTAATTATATCTCCATAGTTACTTAGAAATGTGACAGACACAAAGTTAGAAAATATATTcatcttttatttacttaaaaagtgaaaacaattagaataaaaacaaaaatataacttttttttaatattttctttatttctaatatctatctatttttttaaaagaaaaaactcAATAGTAACTAAGATAAAATACAAATACATGAATAGATGAACAGGAAATTTGTGTCTCCCATGTTCTAGATATatagaagagaaaaaaagaattaaatttaTATCTTATGATAAACTATCATTGCCTCAAAGTTCAAATATATTTATTATGTATCTctctatttttattaaataatgtGCAGAGTTCTATAATCATTACTGGCTTCCATTTATTCCCCTTGTGGTATGGTTCGTTGTATTGAGTTacattttttccttttatttcttgTGTCATGTTTGGTTTGGTTACAGTGCGAGTTGATTATTATTTATGAAGGTTGCTATAATTGGCGGGACAAAACTGCAAGTGGTTATAACGAACATGTGCATGGATAGCGTGAAGGAAAAGGCAATTATCAAAGGAACTATTCTTGTGAAACCCAACGATGACTATTTCTGGTTCGGTAGACCTGAATGGCTTCTCTATTTAATTCAGTTCATCCTTCTCGATTTTTAAATAAACGATGCCTCAACACATTTTGGATGTACCTTAGAATGTTCTTTCAATTTATGTGCTGGTTTACATAGTGCATTTAGTGTTTGCTTTGCTAGTTAATGGTAATTGCACTTAACTTTTTTGTTGGTGTCATGTGATGGACTTCATTCCTGGTGTGGATTGACCATGTGATGGTCTCCCAGAGTTCTAGCTTGCTTCAGTAATGTAacatcagctacctggttctgtTTCTAGTAAAAGTCTTTCATGATTTTGATACACGTCTGATTTTCTTAAAACTTCTTCCAGAACCTCCTTTGTGGTGAGCCGCTCAAACTTGTTGATGGTGGAAGATCACACCGAACCTTTCTCTACATCAAGGATGCTATCGAGGCTGTTCTGTTAATGATTGTAAGCTCAGGAGTAAATCTCAACCCGACTTTCTGAGTTGCCATGAGCTTCAGATAATGTGTATGTCAACTTGTCACAGGATAATCTTGAAAGAGCAAACGGACAGATATTCAATGTGGGAAACCCAGACAATGAAGTATCCGTGAAGGAACTAGTTGAGCTTACTATTTAGAGTTAACTTTTTGTGATTTTATGTAACTTATGGGACTCCTATTTTGATTATGGCAGAATGTTGTCAAGTTTATGCATAtgatttatatatacatatatatagcaCTGAAGTCATGGAACAAGTTTCCTTGATTTTGTTCAAAATATTCTCGAGAAAAAAAACCAGCACTGTGGACTCTATATAATATTGATATTTGTAATTTGATTTAAGATTTAAGCATTCTTACCATTCTCCTTTTCCATAGAGCTTGTTCATTAACAGTTAAAATTTTTAGTTTCTAGACTTGTATCTTTTGTTCTTGGCTCTCAAGATGCTTGATTGACTTCTTTAATTAGGGGATCCATTTTCCAAAACCCTTGTAGGTTGCCACAATTGCTTGGTTGGAAGCTGATTCTGTGTGTGGCAGTCACTCTGTTGCAATCCCTTTAGTGCTTGTCTTGCCTTATCTTTTCTGTCTAAACCAATGTCTCCGTCAGTACAAAGATACCAGGGAGAAAACTTGTCTTTTGAATGGTAAGAGCTATTTATTGCCTTAAATCGTGCTGTCTTTTTGTTTCCTATTCAGAACTTTTTTTAGTTATCAATTATTGGTCTAAATTTTGTAGGTTTAGGAAATTGATGTAATACATTATTCTTCTATCTTGGGCTTGTAATATGTTAAGAATATTGGTTTTAATGTTGGAGTCTTTTATATTGCTTTAGTTAATCATATTCTTTTGTTTATAATTTAGCTGCTGGTTTTCTATGTTCTTTCTTTTATTGATTGAGTTCTTTAATCATTAATGATCAACCCATCATGTTTTCAACTCATCTTTTGTCTTTTGGTTATGGTTTCAACTTTAAAATATTCAACCACAGTGCCAGTTATCTTTCTCTCGGCCCTTAAATATCACGTCTTCCCTGATAAGTGGACAAACTTTTATAGGCCTCTCTGGCTTCTGTCAAGTGTTGTGAACTCATCGTACTCTTTCTACTGGGATGTGAATAGAGATTGGGACCTAAGGTTTGCCTAATATTTGTTTACCATGCATCTCTAAAACATAGATAGAGACTGGGAAATCTTTAGGAAAATATGAGATGAACTTCTTGCATTGTAATTAAGTCTCTGTAATCTCTCAaagatagaatgaaaaacagaacacaaatgaaaagaaaaaagaaagatagACACCTCAAAGATAGAGAAGTTATATGAAAACAAAGTGGCTGAAGATGattcatttgttgattgatgatacaTTTTGTGCATGTGTtgaataagagaaaaaaaatttgtgGGTCTCTCTAATTATAGTTTTGCATTAGAAAGTTGTAAACAACATTTTTCCATGATTTCAATGTTTCTGTTTAGTTCATATTAGGAATTATGAATTTGGTTTATTTAGCAGGTGGAGTGGGACTAATTCAACACAATAGA is a window encoding:
- the LOC110270921 gene encoding MLO-like protein, with protein sequence MVVLAASIVGKSGKVLVSRQFVDNVAQICVLKVYCIHILVVIALPSSISVGGNFNFMKFLSHTYDQDFEKIVQIRSWIWIFSILFIFFSAHEFYNHYWLPFIPLVVAIIGGTKLQVVITNMCMDSVKEKAIIKGTILVKPNDDYFWFGRPEWLLYLIQFILLDF